A portion of the Acidisarcina polymorpha genome contains these proteins:
- a CDS encoding glycosyl hydrolase family 28-related protein produces the protein MGQHGGRFLRVASAQVMFAGLLAVFSGAFLTHAETGKRQDVAFNIRSFGAVPDGVTDNTLAIQRAIDAASKRGGVVLVPVGRWLCRGHLDLKMGVHLKGMNEAPQSWEPQTGSILEPTEGRSKEDAPAFIEMRSSTSVAGLTIYYPEQTVDDIQPYPWTIYMRANPGNPKEVVFDTTVENLTLINSYNGIRTGPGENGRHRIMSVYGCVLRRGIFVDWTGDIGRLENVQFHSHFWASAAFHGDWNKVFTYMQQNLEAFVFGRSDWEYVTNTFVFPAKIGYRFIRTENGTTNGQFLGIGADATATALQVDAVQPQGLLITNAEFNSHKVGKSTQVIISPGAAGNVRFVNSGFWGPVDHNAILGGDGFVSFSSCYFSNDLASDGAAIEVERGKVQIENSTFDAVSPKRQPGHSYTGNDPRPQQTSIHIGPEAKNAIILGNNGYFGVSIKNEIGDRAIISNNEPYRPDTAN, from the coding sequence ATGGGACAACACGGTGGTCGATTTCTCCGCGTGGCTAGTGCCCAGGTGATGTTCGCGGGGCTACTTGCCGTGTTCTCGGGGGCTTTTCTTACGCATGCCGAGACCGGGAAAAGACAGGATGTAGCCTTTAACATCCGCAGCTTTGGTGCCGTTCCTGACGGAGTGACCGACAACACACTGGCAATCCAGCGAGCCATAGACGCCGCCAGCAAGCGGGGTGGAGTCGTGCTTGTCCCAGTGGGCCGTTGGTTATGCCGCGGGCATCTGGATCTGAAGATGGGCGTCCACCTTAAAGGGATGAATGAGGCCCCGCAGTCGTGGGAGCCGCAGACTGGCTCGATCCTTGAGCCGACCGAGGGCCGCAGTAAAGAAGATGCGCCAGCATTCATCGAAATGCGCAGTTCAACATCTGTCGCAGGACTCACGATCTACTATCCCGAGCAGACTGTCGATGACATTCAACCGTATCCGTGGACGATCTATATGCGTGCCAATCCGGGGAATCCGAAAGAGGTTGTCTTCGACACTACCGTTGAGAACCTGACGCTGATCAACAGCTACAATGGCATCCGCACAGGACCGGGCGAAAACGGTCGGCACCGTATTATGAGCGTGTACGGATGCGTGCTGCGCCGTGGCATATTTGTCGATTGGACCGGTGACATTGGCCGCCTGGAAAATGTCCAGTTCCATTCGCATTTCTGGGCCAGCGCCGCCTTCCATGGCGATTGGAATAAGGTCTTCACTTATATGCAGCAAAACCTGGAGGCTTTCGTCTTCGGTCGTAGCGACTGGGAGTATGTGACCAACACCTTCGTCTTTCCGGCGAAGATCGGCTATCGCTTTATCAGGACAGAAAACGGCACCACCAACGGCCAATTCTTGGGAATTGGCGCAGACGCGACCGCGACCGCCCTGCAGGTCGACGCCGTCCAACCGCAGGGTCTGCTGATCACCAATGCCGAATTCAATAGCCATAAGGTGGGTAAGAGCACCCAGGTAATCATCTCGCCGGGGGCAGCAGGCAACGTGCGCTTCGTCAATAGCGGCTTCTGGGGTCCGGTCGATCACAACGCGATATTGGGTGGCGACGGTTTTGTCTCCTTTTCCAGTTGCTATTTCTCCAACGATCTCGCGTCCGATGGTGCGGCAATTGAAGTCGAACGCGGTAAAGTGCAGATCGAGAATTCGACCTTCGACGCAGTTTCTCCCAAGCGTCAGCCAGGTCATTCTTATACGGGAAACGATCCGCGCCCTCAGCAGACGAGCATCCATATCGGCCCGGAGGCGAAGAATGCGATCATCCTCGGCAACAACGGGTATTTTGGCGTGAGTATTAAAAACGAGATCGGTGACAGAGCGATCATCTCGAATAACGAGCCTTACCGCCCCGATACGGCCAACTGA
- a CDS encoding glycoside hydrolase family 125 protein, with protein MKEIIYTFFIRVEREGTLFPALRLLGSVFTAAAIAIGAAGGAFAQSTRAAIQTKPGDVVPTGNEWIALPTIRANDGSIESFNVLSMRDRGLLEVVGERGAAAAQPYFMVDGKPVAFENPSWQLIENWIPIATLIRDGLEMTITYCAPPGSRAALIKMAVQNRGPRSVPITMALHASWGALNRVTYTPVELHGIRSVASVPWVESGEFPGQYFSFADSDTRFAWSVVYPRSTGKVTASPITPDPELDATHPVTLQPGATEEANFVIGVGVEEYSASQSAQALAETIDREGADAVIEETAAWCRQRSRTTGQPTLDLLMNRNLLFTALYAWGRTLDTEQLIGVTSRSPRYYVSAAYWDRDAMLWSFPGLMEIDRDLAREALEYAITTQLRNAGTHSRFIDGVVLEDGLELDEVVAPLHALAQYVEATGDTTFLVAHRDALHVLQDRILSRYDPVTELYSTLQDAQDQYRKQPFNTYNNVLVWHVFQELARMYRRLADSAAASDADARAAKLHDAIMDRCQAVAPGSNDKIFVSATDGKKPVINPILADVPPGSLLKLPTLGFVSEDNPTFVRTYEWLHSRNYEYSYTGKPFGLPGSYRLPFTTSWSVADHLLLKHGREQALNVIRGTNWDAGIISEGIDPTSGVVDHDGRAFATAAGYVGHAICAAYCTDKK; from the coding sequence ATGAAAGAGATCATTTACACTTTTTTTATTCGCGTTGAACGTGAAGGCACGCTGTTCCCTGCTCTCCGGCTCCTGGGATCAGTATTCACCGCGGCAGCTATAGCAATCGGAGCTGCCGGCGGGGCATTTGCGCAATCTACCCGCGCAGCGATCCAGACAAAGCCCGGCGACGTCGTCCCCACCGGCAACGAGTGGATCGCGCTGCCTACGATCCGCGCCAACGATGGCTCGATCGAGAGCTTTAATGTCCTCTCGATGCGAGACCGCGGACTACTTGAGGTCGTCGGCGAGCGCGGCGCGGCAGCGGCGCAACCGTACTTCATGGTCGACGGCAAACCGGTCGCCTTCGAGAACCCTTCATGGCAGCTCATCGAGAACTGGATTCCTATTGCCACTCTAATCCGTGACGGGCTGGAGATGACGATTACCTATTGCGCTCCGCCGGGATCACGCGCCGCGTTGATCAAGATGGCCGTGCAGAATCGCGGACCACGGTCGGTACCGATCACGATGGCGCTCCATGCCTCGTGGGGCGCACTGAACCGCGTCACCTACACGCCCGTCGAACTTCATGGCATCCGCTCGGTTGCCTCAGTCCCGTGGGTCGAGAGCGGGGAATTTCCGGGGCAGTACTTTTCCTTCGCCGACTCCGATACGCGATTCGCCTGGTCGGTAGTTTATCCGCGATCGACTGGGAAGGTCACAGCGTCCCCGATTACTCCTGATCCTGAACTAGACGCAACTCATCCAGTCACCTTACAACCTGGGGCGACCGAAGAGGCCAACTTCGTGATTGGCGTGGGCGTCGAGGAGTATAGCGCGTCGCAGTCCGCGCAGGCGTTAGCCGAGACGATCGACCGCGAGGGCGCGGATGCCGTCATCGAGGAGACGGCGGCCTGGTGTCGGCAGCGTTCGCGAACCACGGGTCAACCCACGCTCGATCTGCTCATGAACCGGAACCTGCTCTTCACCGCACTCTACGCCTGGGGACGCACACTCGATACTGAGCAGCTCATCGGCGTTACTTCACGGAGTCCGCGTTACTATGTGTCGGCCGCCTACTGGGATCGCGACGCGATGCTATGGAGCTTTCCCGGTCTGATGGAGATCGACCGCGACCTCGCGCGCGAGGCGCTTGAATATGCCATCACTACGCAGTTGCGCAACGCCGGCACACATTCACGCTTCATCGACGGAGTTGTGCTTGAGGATGGGCTGGAATTGGACGAAGTAGTAGCGCCACTCCATGCGCTTGCGCAATATGTCGAGGCGACCGGAGACACGACCTTCCTCGTCGCACATCGGGATGCGCTGCATGTGCTCCAAGACCGGATTCTCTCTCGCTACGATCCTGTGACCGAGCTTTATTCAACGCTGCAAGATGCTCAAGACCAATATCGCAAACAACCCTTCAATACCTATAACAACGTCCTGGTCTGGCACGTTTTTCAGGAGCTTGCGCGCATGTACAGAAGGCTGGCCGATAGCGCTGCCGCCAGCGACGCTGATGCGCGCGCCGCAAAACTGCATGATGCCATCATGGACCGCTGCCAAGCCGTTGCTCCCGGCTCCAATGACAAGATCTTCGTCTCGGCGACCGATGGCAAAAAACCTGTTATCAACCCAATTCTGGCCGACGTGCCTCCCGGCTCTTTGCTTAAATTACCTACGCTCGGCTTTGTCAGCGAGGACAATCCTACGTTCGTCCGCACCTATGAGTGGCTACACTCCCGCAATTATGAATACTCCTATACAGGAAAGCCGTTTGGGCTTCCAGGGAGCTACCGTTTACCTTTCACAACGTCATGGAGCGTCGCCGACCACTTGTTGCTAAAGCATGGGCGCGAGCAGGCGCTCAATGTAATTCGCGGCACTAACTGGGACGCCGGCATCATATCGGAGGGTATCGATCCGACGTCCGGTGTCGTCGATCACGACGGGCGTGCCTTTGCCACCGCCGCTGGATATGTGGGACATGCGATCTGCGCGGCTTACTGCACCGACAAGAAATGA
- a CDS encoding PD40 domain-containing protein yields MTTGVVPPSPTAVVTPALFGGELRGHEFLMTSLRTGNTEVFRFDPYSGDATNLTRSPNSHQRYPMWSPDGERFLFTSDRDGAYNLFIAKADGSDVEQLTHVSPPSAVYLPSWSREDDLIAFGISGTNARFEVIDTQKREVQVVAPGRDPHISANGAAITFTNWVETGYCVFVLDLKTAEVRQLTSHQNHIGAVTPTFSPDGKRILYSDSLGEVLEIFSLDVATGDIHQLTNFGMFATSPAWSPDQQWISFRLTDQNFWNDATIARQVHEERRGDKRPVWVMRADGREPHVLETLRYQCAIDGSRAVWHPKAHER; encoded by the coding sequence ATGACCACAGGTGTTGTCCCCCCCTCACCTACCGCGGTCGTCACGCCGGCACTCTTCGGGGGCGAACTGCGAGGCCATGAATTCCTCATGACCAGTTTGCGTACAGGCAACACCGAGGTGTTTCGCTTTGATCCTTACTCTGGCGACGCAACAAATCTCACCCGCAGCCCAAATTCCCACCAGCGCTATCCCATGTGGTCGCCTGATGGCGAGAGATTTCTCTTCACCTCCGACCGTGACGGAGCTTACAACCTATTCATCGCCAAGGCCGACGGGAGCGACGTCGAGCAACTCACGCATGTCTCCCCTCCTTCGGCGGTTTACCTTCCGAGTTGGTCCCGCGAGGACGACCTCATCGCCTTCGGCATCTCGGGCACCAATGCGCGCTTCGAGGTAATCGATACACAGAAGCGCGAGGTTCAGGTTGTCGCGCCGGGACGCGATCCCCATATCTCTGCCAACGGGGCGGCGATCACCTTCACTAACTGGGTCGAGACCGGCTATTGCGTTTTCGTCTTAGATCTGAAAACAGCTGAAGTACGGCAGCTCACATCCCATCAGAACCATATTGGCGCGGTGACACCGACCTTCTCCCCTGATGGCAAACGCATCCTATACTCCGATTCATTAGGCGAGGTGTTGGAGATATTTTCGCTGGATGTCGCCACCGGCGACATCCACCAGCTCACTAATTTCGGCATGTTCGCGACCTCGCCTGCCTGGTCTCCTGATCAGCAATGGATATCCTTCCGTCTTACAGATCAAAACTTCTGGAACGATGCGACGATTGCCCGGCAAGTACACGAGGAGCGGCGGGGGGATAAGCGTCCCGTATGGGTGATGCGCGCCGATGGCAGGGAGCCACATGTGCTGGAGACACTACGCTACCAGTGCGCGATCGACGGCAGCCGGGCCGTCTGGCATCCGAAGGCACACGAAAGATGA
- a CDS encoding AraC family transcriptional regulator, translated as MVSTSQVNAEGVHVWQFDPTCPVDVVRHKLSGRYPFRMNRHEYYEIVFLRSGSVMWQVQDSMVGENEGDLFIMTNPKYHRVTEHSSSEIQAESLFFHPELVKSAWGSDFRALEDFFSRDRSLPHVFPAECGLPQEIHHLIQQISTKLPATDLRARLTVRAYLKMILVLLMTHAGMPERSSVTGSDRRRVAFDSFKPLFQLLEKRYSEPVSPNDAARVMHMSPSNFRRTFKQVTGQSFVSYLNNFRVAKAQELLASSDMPISEVGLETGFCDQSYFGMIFRRLTQATPRQYRRQIQQVRRHKDYDRATSSYFYNA; from the coding sequence TTGGTATCCACTTCGCAGGTCAACGCCGAAGGCGTTCATGTCTGGCAATTTGATCCGACTTGTCCGGTTGATGTCGTCCGGCATAAGCTCAGCGGCCGGTACCCTTTCCGCATGAACCGACATGAGTACTACGAGATCGTCTTTCTACGCTCCGGGTCGGTGATGTGGCAGGTGCAGGATTCGATGGTCGGCGAGAATGAAGGCGACCTCTTCATCATGACCAATCCGAAATATCATCGAGTCACCGAGCATTCCAGCTCCGAAATTCAGGCCGAGTCGCTGTTTTTTCACCCTGAACTAGTGAAGTCCGCGTGGGGCAGCGATTTTCGGGCACTGGAGGACTTCTTCTCACGCGACCGGTCGCTTCCACACGTCTTTCCTGCCGAATGCGGTCTTCCGCAAGAGATTCATCACCTGATACAACAGATTTCAACGAAGCTTCCTGCCACCGATCTGCGGGCCCGTTTAACGGTAAGGGCCTACCTGAAGATGATCCTCGTGCTGCTGATGACCCACGCCGGGATGCCGGAAAGGTCTTCGGTTACGGGGTCGGACCGCAGAAGGGTGGCCTTCGACTCCTTTAAGCCCCTCTTTCAACTTCTTGAGAAGAGATACAGCGAGCCGGTCAGCCCAAATGATGCCGCGAGGGTGATGCACATGAGTCCATCCAATTTCCGACGCACCTTCAAACAGGTCACCGGTCAGTCATTTGTCTCCTATCTGAATAACTTCCGCGTCGCCAAGGCGCAGGAACTACTGGCCAGTAGCGATATGCCGATCTCCGAAGTTGGCCTGGAGACGGGTTTCTGCGACCAGAGCTATTTCGGCATGATTTTCCGCCGGCTGACACAGGCCACCCCCAGGCAATACCGTAGGCAAATCCAGCAGGTGCGAAGGCATAAGGATTATGACCGGGCGACGTCTTCCTATTTTTATAACGCCTAG
- a CDS encoding beta-glucosidase encodes MRGTRKIAGLLIYVPFLLLTQSLAQSSAPPSDDAVMERKIDSLLAKLTLDEKIQLIGGDAGTYIYAEPKLGFPRLRLSDGPVGAHPDGPSTAYTAGIALAASWDPALAFSIGEALGNDARAQGVSYLLGPGVNIYRAPMCGRNFEYFGEDPYLASRTVVGYIEGIQSRGVVATVKHYALNNQEYSRHDVSSDADERTLREIYLPAFEAAVREARVGAVMDSYNLIDGEHATQNKWLNLEVLKKDWGFDGVLMSDWAATYDGVAAANAGLDLEMPNPDYMNRTTLLPAIRSGVVSMATIDDKVRRILRISLRFGFGDRPQLDLSIPRDNPESRAIALQEARESIILLKNEGTLLPLDFTKIHTLAVIGPAAWPANTGGGGSSYVTPFDAESILRGLSSLRGLKVLYSPGVIAVQDLYNATKFDRPLDGAAEHDTVEIDTFSNRDFSGMPGSVSYAGNVANWRPNEWTAAVSEKQSIRYKATFTPQSTGAYIFATAAVASDSYRLLVDGKLLIQQPGHESQSPLWTELDLKKDVPIAVQLDYLPGADAPRISLGIRAVNDLISPNARVIAAQADAVLVAVGYDSSLESEGFDRTYRLPFAQDALIDTIATANKNTIVALVAGGEVDTRAWLGHVPAFLQLWYPGQEGGTAVAEILSGERSPEGKLPFTFVGSWEENPVHDHYYAAPVAPGVTPHIRYEEGVFLGYRYFTTNGKKPLYPFGFGLTYSDFRFSNLSISPDAGAVGNFHVSFDIANIGARPAADVAQLYIGDPSAKVKRPAKELKGFEKVRLDSGQSKHVDLIINKRALSYWDEQAHDWIVDPGVFKVYVGDSSENTQLTADLTVTAP; translated from the coding sequence TTGCGCGGAACACGCAAGATCGCCGGCCTTCTGATTTACGTCCCGTTCCTTTTGTTAACACAAAGTCTGGCGCAATCCTCCGCCCCTCCAAGCGACGATGCTGTGATGGAGCGGAAAATCGATTCCCTGCTCGCCAAGCTCACGCTGGATGAAAAGATCCAGCTGATCGGCGGCGATGCGGGAACGTACATTTACGCTGAGCCCAAACTGGGTTTTCCTCGGCTACGGCTGTCCGACGGGCCGGTCGGCGCGCATCCCGACGGCCCGTCGACTGCATACACGGCAGGTATCGCACTTGCGGCATCATGGGACCCTGCGCTCGCTTTCAGCATAGGCGAAGCGCTGGGCAACGATGCTCGCGCTCAGGGCGTCTCCTATCTTCTCGGCCCAGGAGTGAACATCTATCGTGCGCCAATGTGCGGACGAAACTTCGAGTACTTCGGCGAAGATCCCTACCTCGCGTCGAGAACGGTCGTGGGTTACATCGAGGGGATCCAAAGCCGCGGTGTAGTAGCGACCGTAAAGCATTATGCGCTCAACAACCAGGAATACAGCAGGCATGACGTCAGCTCCGACGCGGATGAGCGTACCTTGCGCGAGATCTATCTTCCCGCATTCGAGGCTGCGGTCCGCGAGGCCCGCGTGGGGGCCGTGATGGATTCCTACAACCTGATCGACGGCGAGCACGCCACTCAGAACAAATGGCTGAACTTGGAGGTGCTCAAGAAAGACTGGGGGTTCGATGGTGTGCTCATGTCGGATTGGGCTGCGACCTACGACGGCGTAGCTGCGGCCAATGCCGGACTTGACCTGGAGATGCCCAACCCCGACTACATGAATCGCACTACGCTGCTTCCTGCGATTCGATCTGGTGTCGTTTCCATGGCGACGATCGATGACAAGGTGCGACGCATCCTCCGCATCTCCCTCCGCTTTGGCTTCGGAGACCGACCGCAGCTCGATCTCTCGATTCCCCGCGACAACCCCGAATCTCGTGCCATTGCTCTTCAAGAGGCGCGAGAAAGCATAATTCTCCTAAAGAATGAAGGCACTTTGCTTCCGCTCGACTTCACAAAGATCCATACGCTTGCCGTCATAGGCCCCGCAGCATGGCCGGCGAATACTGGGGGGGGGGGCAGCTCCTACGTTACTCCATTCGACGCGGAAAGCATTTTGCGAGGCCTAAGCAGTTTGCGAGGGCTGAAGGTGCTTTACTCGCCCGGCGTCATCGCCGTTCAAGACCTGTACAACGCCACCAAGTTCGATCGGCCGCTGGACGGCGCGGCGGAGCATGACACGGTAGAGATCGACACATTTTCCAATCGCGACTTCTCTGGGATGCCGGGGTCGGTGAGCTATGCCGGCAATGTTGCCAATTGGCGTCCAAACGAATGGACAGCCGCCGTGTCGGAGAAGCAGAGCATCCGATATAAGGCAACCTTTACACCTCAATCAACCGGCGCATACATTTTCGCGACGGCTGCGGTTGCATCCGACAGCTATCGCTTGCTGGTCGATGGCAAGCTTCTCATCCAGCAGCCTGGACATGAGTCGCAGTCTCCATTATGGACGGAGCTAGATCTCAAGAAGGACGTTCCCATCGCTGTACAGCTCGACTATCTCCCAGGCGCCGATGCTCCCCGCATTAGCCTAGGCATTCGCGCTGTAAACGACCTCATTTCGCCCAATGCGCGGGTTATTGCTGCCCAGGCCGACGCCGTACTTGTCGCTGTCGGTTACGACTCCTCACTAGAGAGCGAGGGATTCGACCGCACGTATAGGTTACCGTTCGCCCAAGACGCGCTGATCGACACCATCGCGACCGCCAACAAAAATACCATCGTTGCTTTGGTTGCGGGCGGCGAGGTGGATACTCGCGCATGGCTTGGCCATGTGCCAGCGTTTCTGCAGCTCTGGTATCCCGGCCAGGAGGGCGGCACAGCCGTCGCCGAGATCCTCTCCGGCGAACGCTCACCCGAAGGCAAGCTTCCATTCACTTTTGTCGGCTCGTGGGAAGAGAACCCGGTGCATGACCACTATTACGCTGCACCCGTCGCGCCAGGCGTCACACCTCATATTCGCTACGAAGAAGGCGTCTTTCTTGGCTATCGATACTTCACTACAAATGGAAAAAAGCCGCTCTACCCATTTGGCTTCGGTCTCACCTACAGCGATTTCAGGTTTAGCAACCTGAGCATTTCCCCGGATGCCGGTGCGGTCGGCAATTTCCATGTCTCTTTCGACATCGCAAACATTGGCGCTCGCCCCGCGGCGGATGTGGCCCAACTCTACATCGGTGATCCGTCGGCCAAGGTAAAGCGTCCGGCGAAAGAGCTGAAGGGATTTGAAAAAGTACGCCTCGATTCCGGCCAATCCAAACACGTCGACCTCATCATCAACAAGCGTGCTCTCTCCTACTGGGACGAACAGGCGCATGATTGGATCGTCGATCCCGGCGTCTTCAAAGTCTATGTGGGCGACTCCTCTGAAAACACACAACTCACTGCAGACCTTACTGTGACTGCGCCTTGA
- a CDS encoding sugar phosphate isomerase/epimerase family protein, producing MKIGVNGLLWSARIDQEQIDLLPRLRAAGFDLFEVPMFEPMAVPIAQLNRALNENGLDSTVCAILPPGLNPIHEDVGVRSKTLAHLKACVKATADLGSKLIAGPLYAPVGYLSGRRRTDEEWKLAIECFQNLAATLDENGIALAIEPLNRFETFFLTTAEEAVRFCAAIDHPRVGILFDTFHTNIEEKNVPAAFALAKGRLKHVHISENDRGIPGSGHTDFPGIVKTLRETGYEGALVIESFGYLLPEIAAATAIWRDLAPTPEAIAFEGVKYLRGVAGRW from the coding sequence ATGAAAATCGGCGTAAACGGGTTGTTATGGTCCGCGCGCATCGATCAGGAGCAGATCGACCTGCTGCCTCGATTGCGCGCGGCCGGCTTCGATCTCTTCGAAGTGCCGATGTTTGAGCCGATGGCGGTGCCGATCGCGCAGCTTAACCGGGCGCTCAATGAAAACGGGCTCGACAGCACAGTTTGCGCGATTCTGCCGCCGGGCCTGAACCCCATTCACGAAGACGTAGGCGTACGCTCTAAGACCCTCGCGCACTTGAAAGCCTGCGTGAAAGCGACCGCCGATCTTGGATCGAAGCTCATTGCAGGTCCGCTCTATGCGCCTGTAGGATACCTCAGCGGGCGGCGCAGAACCGACGAAGAGTGGAAGCTCGCGATCGAGTGTTTTCAGAACCTAGCAGCCACGCTCGATGAAAATGGAATCGCTCTTGCGATCGAGCCGCTCAACCGGTTCGAGACATTCTTTCTGACCACCGCCGAAGAGGCCGTTCGCTTTTGCGCGGCGATCGATCATCCACGCGTTGGCATCCTCTTCGACACCTTTCACACCAATATCGAAGAAAAGAATGTGCCGGCTGCTTTTGCCCTCGCAAAGGGCAGACTGAAGCATGTTCACATCAGCGAGAACGACCGTGGCATTCCGGGCAGCGGACACACGGATTTTCCCGGCATCGTGAAGACCCTGCGCGAGACTGGCTACGAAGGTGCATTGGTGATCGAGAGTTTTGGCTATCTGCTTCCGGAAATAGCGGCCGCAACCGCGATCTGGCGAGACCTTGCGCCCACACCCGAAGCAATCGCCTTCGAGGGCGTAAAGTATCTTCGCGGCGTCGCGGGCCGTTGGTAG
- a CDS encoding alpha-galactosidase, whose protein sequence is MARKPLLHLAALALTCSLAGTSGNALENSLARTPPMGWNSWITFELKVDEKLVRSMADAMVTSGMKDAGYVYLVVDAGWKGKQRGPRGELVADPAKFPSGIKALADYIHSKGLKFGIYTDAGIKDCDSGAPGSHDHEAQDAATFASWGVDFVKEDWCNTAGLKAQEVYTKMSRALRDTGRPITFSMCEWGDNHPWLWGADVANMWRTTGDSKQCWDCGHDTKDKPGGYPRGWTLILDAQPTLKQYAAPGHWNDADILVAGVRGVPVEESRANFSLWSILASPLFVGADLRSLSPKLKDIFLNKEVIAVDQDPAGIEGDRVAKRGDGEVWARPLANHDTAVVLFNRGPSPKTIAVLWTDIRKTSNETLTVRDLWMHRDMGGHRGEYSAMVPSHGVVMLRIGPSQP, encoded by the coding sequence ATGGCTCGAAAACCTCTCCTGCACTTGGCTGCTCTTGCGCTGACCTGCTCACTCGCCGGCACTTCCGGAAATGCGCTAGAAAATAGCCTCGCCCGCACTCCGCCGATGGGGTGGAACTCGTGGATTACATTTGAGCTGAAAGTCGATGAAAAGCTGGTCCGATCGATGGCCGATGCCATGGTAACGAGCGGCATGAAAGATGCGGGCTATGTGTATCTCGTCGTCGATGCCGGCTGGAAGGGCAAGCAGCGCGGCCCGCGGGGAGAACTGGTCGCCGATCCAGCGAAGTTCCCGTCAGGGATCAAAGCGCTCGCCGACTATATCCACTCCAAGGGACTGAAGTTCGGAATTTATACGGATGCGGGGATAAAGGACTGCGACTCCGGCGCACCCGGCAGCCACGATCACGAAGCGCAGGACGCGGCGACCTTTGCATCGTGGGGCGTCGATTTCGTAAAGGAAGACTGGTGCAATACCGCCGGCCTGAAGGCGCAAGAGGTCTACACGAAAATGAGTCGCGCTCTTCGCGACACGGGACGGCCCATCACCTTCAGCATGTGCGAGTGGGGCGACAACCACCCGTGGCTATGGGGCGCCGATGTCGCAAACATGTGGAGGACGACCGGCGATAGCAAGCAGTGCTGGGACTGCGGACACGACACCAAAGACAAACCTGGCGGCTATCCGCGCGGGTGGACGCTGATTCTTGATGCACAACCGACTCTCAAGCAATATGCAGCACCCGGCCACTGGAATGACGCAGACATACTGGTAGCGGGTGTGAGGGGTGTACCGGTGGAAGAATCGCGAGCCAACTTCAGTCTGTGGTCAATTCTCGCTTCACCGTTGTTTGTCGGCGCCGATCTGCGATCACTTTCCCCGAAACTCAAAGATATTTTCCTCAATAAGGAAGTAATCGCAGTTGACCAGGACCCGGCAGGAATTGAAGGTGACCGTGTTGCGAAGCGAGGCGACGGAGAGGTTTGGGCACGGCCTCTTGCGAACCATGACACAGCTGTCGTGCTCTTCAATCGGGGTCCTTCGCCGAAGACAATCGCAGTGCTATGGACTGACATCCGCAAAACATCGAATGAGACGCTGACCGTGCGAGATTTGTGGATGCATCGGGATATGGGTGGCCATCGCGGCGAGTATTCGGCCATGGTTCCGTCACACGGTGTCGTCATGCTTCGGATTGGACCTTCTCAGCCATAA